A window of Desulfurellaceae bacterium genomic DNA:
TGGCATTGACCCGGCCGATACGCGCGGCATGTGGGAAGAATCCCTGTCCATGCTGCCCCGCATGTGGCAGGACGATCTCTTCTCTCACCAGGGCAAATACTTCCATGTTCCCCCCCGCCATGTGGTCCCGAAACCGGTCCAGAAACCTCACCCGCCGCTGTGGATGGCCTGCACCAGCCCCACCAGTCACGAGCTGGCGGGCAAAAAGGGGCTGGGCCTGCTGTCCTTTACCCTGGCGCTCAATCTGCAGGAAGTCGGGCGGCGGGTGCAGCTGTATAAGGCGGCGGCCGATCAGGCCACGCCGGTCGGCGCGTTTGTCAACAAACAGGCTGCGGTTTTCTCGCTGGTCCACTGCTCGACCAGCAATGCAGCCGCCCGTGAAGAGGCCGAAGAAGGGGTGGTGTGGTACAACGAGAAGTCGTTTGAGATGCTCGGGACGTCGATGGAGAAATTTCTGCAAGAGGGCTCGGGCTACGAGTACTATCAGCGTTTTGGCGAGGTGGATAAAGACAAGTTCACCTTCGACTATCTGGACCAGCAGAACATGGTCATTGTTGGCGACCCGCAGCACTGTATTGACAAGGTCCACCAGTACCAAGACATGGGCGTCGATCAGCTGCTATGTCTGATGCAGAACTACAATATTCCGCATGAAAAAGTGATGCAGTCGATCCGGCTGTGGGGCGAGCAGGTCATTCCGCACTTTTCCTAGGCAAAGAAGGGGGGCAGCATGGCGACCGACACCGCTGGGGTTAATCCGGACACACTGAAAGCCGCCGGACAACAGATTTTCGGGCATCTGAAGGGGGCGCTGATATCGGCCATGATCCATCTGGGCGACGCCCTCGGCCTGTACCGGGCGCTGTGGGGCGCCGGACCGATGACCAGCCAGCAGCTGGCCGACCAGACCGGTTTGCACGAACGCTGGGTGCGCGAGTGGCTGCACGGCCAGGCTGCTGCCGGCCTGGTTGAATATCAGGGCGACGGAAAGTTTGAGCTATCGGCCGAGATGGGGGTGTTGCTGGCCGACGAGGGGCATCCCAAGTTTGCGGCCGGCATTTTCAGCGACCTGCCACAGCGGATGCAGCTGCTGGAACGGTTGCCCGAGTCCTTTCGGACCGGCCTGGGACTGCCCTACGACGCCCGGGGTGCCCAGGGCGCGCGTGGCATTGAGCGGGTGTTCGGGCCCTGGTTTCGGACCGCGCTGGTGCCGACCGTGTTGCCCGCCCTTGACGGCGTGACCGATAAGCTCAGGGCTGGCGCTCGGGCTGCGGATGTGGGCTGTGGTGCGGGCGTGGCCGTCCTCGAAATGGCCAAAGCCTATCCGCGCTCCGAGTTCCACGGCTATGATATCTCGCAGCACGCCCTGGCCAGGGCCGAGGACAACAAACGGGCCGCCGGGCTGCACAATGTGACGTTTCACAACGCCAAGACCGACGGCCTGCCGGATAACGCCAGCCTGGATTTCATCACCACCTTCGACTGTATCCACGACATGACCGACCCGGCCGGCACGATTCGCGCCATTCGCGCGGCCCTCAGGCCCGACGGGACGTGGTTTATTGCCGATATCAACTCCGCCCCGACCTTTGAAGAAAATCTGAAGAATCCGCTGACCGGCATGTTCTACGCCTTTTCGGTCATGGGCTGTATGTCGTCGGCCATGTCGGAGCCCGGCGGTGCCGGCCTGGGCACGCTGGGTTTCAACGAACAGGTGGCGCGCAAGATGGCCGCCGAAGCCGGTTTTGGCCGGTTTGCGCGTCACGACTTCGAGAATCCGTTCAACGCCTATTACGAGGTGCGCCCGTAGGCTTTGGCTCAAGGGGGACAGCATGGCACGCAGCTTTGATCCCATTCTGGTGGAAGTGATTAAAAACGAACTGGCCTCGATTACCGAGGAGATGGCGATTGCGGTGTGGAAAACCGGTCGCTCGGCCATGGTCAAGACCGGCGACTTTGCCACCGCCATCTGCGAT
This region includes:
- a CDS encoding LLM class flavin-dependent oxidoreductase — translated: MKFAIFYEITVPRKWGPGAEARVFHEVVEQVQLAEQVGFDTFWTVEHHFLDEFSHCSAPEVLYGYIAAKTSTIRIGHGVRLLPAPYNHPARVAEMGATLDIMCNGRLEFGTGRSATMLEMGGFGIDPADTRGMWEESLSMLPRMWQDDLFSHQGKYFHVPPRHVVPKPVQKPHPPLWMACTSPTSHELAGKKGLGLLSFTLALNLQEVGRRVQLYKAAADQATPVGAFVNKQAAVFSLVHCSTSNAAAREEAEEGVVWYNEKSFEMLGTSMEKFLQEGSGYEYYQRFGEVDKDKFTFDYLDQQNMVIVGDPQHCIDKVHQYQDMGVDQLLCLMQNYNIPHEKVMQSIRLWGEQVIPHFS
- a CDS encoding methyltransferase domain-containing protein → MATDTAGVNPDTLKAAGQQIFGHLKGALISAMIHLGDALGLYRALWGAGPMTSQQLADQTGLHERWVREWLHGQAAAGLVEYQGDGKFELSAEMGVLLADEGHPKFAAGIFSDLPQRMQLLERLPESFRTGLGLPYDARGAQGARGIERVFGPWFRTALVPTVLPALDGVTDKLRAGARAADVGCGAGVAVLEMAKAYPRSEFHGYDISQHALARAEDNKRAAGLHNVTFHNAKTDGLPDNASLDFITTFDCIHDMTDPAGTIRAIRAALRPDGTWFIADINSAPTFEENLKNPLTGMFYAFSVMGCMSSAMSEPGGAGLGTLGFNEQVARKMAAEAGFGRFARHDFENPFNAYYEVRP